A genomic stretch from Spongiibacter nanhainus includes:
- a CDS encoding IS4 family transposase, with protein MAHHNTVFSQLLKLVSRHEFETLAKQHHEGQKLRRMSRWSQFVALSLAQLSGRSSLRDIVSNLSAQAARLYHLGAGNVTRSTLSRVNESQPYTLYEALFHKLLSRCHGVAPKHGFRFGNKLYSLDSTTIDLCLSVFPWAKFRRTKGAVKVHIGLDHDGLLPSFVSITDGKKHDVTIGRVLEFPADSIVVMDRAYTDYSWFNALNDKGIFFVTRQKRNATYRIIERREIIKSKGLTCDQTIVITGTKAKACPVPLRRIGFRDPDTGKHYAFLTNNFHLAAKTIADIYKSRWQIELFFKCIKQNLKIKSFVGTSKNAVMTQIWIAMCAYLLLAWIKFSSQIDRSLQQMIRLLQLNLFERRELLPLLRGDPPEQLNNTIHPQLCLL; from the coding sequence TTGGCACATCATAACACGGTATTTTCTCAATTGTTGAAACTGGTATCGAGACATGAATTTGAAACCCTCGCCAAACAGCACCACGAGGGTCAAAAGTTGCGCAGAATGTCGCGCTGGTCTCAGTTCGTTGCGCTGAGCTTGGCACAACTTTCTGGCCGATCCAGCTTGCGCGATATCGTCAGTAATCTGTCTGCTCAAGCAGCCCGGCTTTACCACCTCGGCGCCGGCAATGTGACGAGAAGCACCCTTTCCCGCGTCAACGAAAGTCAGCCCTATACGCTTTACGAAGCGCTGTTTCATAAGCTGCTTTCCCGCTGCCACGGCGTCGCACCAAAGCATGGATTTCGTTTCGGGAATAAGCTGTATTCGCTCGACTCCACCACTATTGACCTGTGCCTTTCCGTGTTTCCCTGGGCAAAATTCCGCCGCACCAAAGGAGCGGTAAAAGTGCATATTGGCCTTGATCATGATGGGCTCCTTCCCAGCTTCGTCAGCATTACCGATGGGAAAAAGCACGATGTCACTATCGGTCGCGTTCTTGAATTCCCTGCCGATAGCATTGTGGTCATGGATCGCGCCTATACTGATTATTCATGGTTTAACGCCCTGAATGATAAAGGAATTTTCTTTGTTACCCGGCAAAAGCGTAATGCCACGTACCGTATTATTGAACGCCGCGAAATCATTAAATCCAAAGGCCTGACCTGTGATCAGACCATTGTCATCACCGGCACTAAGGCAAAGGCTTGCCCTGTTCCTTTGCGCCGGATTGGTTTCCGTGATCCTGATACCGGTAAGCACTATGCGTTTCTGACCAATAACTTCCACCTTGCCGCCAAGACCATTGCCGATATCTACAAATCCCGCTGGCAGATCGAATTGTTCTTCAAATGCATCAAGCAAAACCTGAAAATAAAATCCTTTGTCGGCACTTCCAAGAATGCCGTCATGACCCAGATTTGGATCGCTATGTGTGCCTATCTACTGCTGGCCTGGATTAAGTTCAGCAGCCAAATTGATCGCAGCCTGCAGCAAATGATTCGCCTCCTACAGCTCAATTTATTTGAGCGCAGAGAGTTGCTGCCTTTGCTGAGAGGTGATCCTCCAGAGCAACTTAACAACACCATTCATCCGCAGCTCTGCTTGCTATGA